A stretch of Thermodesulfovibrionales bacterium DNA encodes these proteins:
- a CDS encoding HEAT repeat domain-containing protein: MLQKIIIIVVVIILFFILVLFSLAVLRRITNARKYREMDGIRSYYLKILEQALENRDIIPAINSLLSTPGSIKFHAIEDILFKLQERYPEDIKELFIRLGYVSFYESMLLKKNRIKRSTAIDKLGRIGVDSAVNRISSMLNTQDKEIISVSIRALANIGSLEALAAILDNLQEIFSRWLVTRKSIETALIKFGEKGSFLLIRYGRNISDSKVLAIILDALSHLNNVGAAELALDNLYHTDPEVRSKALKILEKFSNILNGSALEKVLTLARDPVWFVRVHVAKILGTINGKRDIMNFLERLVLDENRYVRNAAAASLAKKGEAGLDVILRVLNGRDRYAMEILCEEIEKTDLYSILIHNLTVPESDIRIKSREILNIMNRLGFSTPLKEYLKSAGGPVREELKGLFEERTV; this comes from the coding sequence ATGTTGCAGAAGATTATTATTATTGTTGTGGTAATCATACTTTTTTTTATCCTTGTTTTATTCTCTCTTGCTGTTCTTAGGCGGATTACAAATGCAAGAAAGTACAGGGAGATGGACGGGATAAGGTCCTATTATCTTAAAATCCTTGAACAGGCACTTGAGAACAGAGATATAATTCCTGCAATAAACAGCCTGCTTTCGACACCGGGGTCAATAAAATTCCATGCAATTGAAGATATCCTTTTTAAACTTCAGGAAAGATATCCTGAGGATATAAAAGAACTCTTTATAAGGCTCGGTTATGTTAGTTTTTATGAGAGTATGCTGCTCAAAAAAAACAGGATTAAAAGGTCTACAGCTATTGATAAACTTGGGAGGATAGGAGTTGATAGTGCTGTTAATAGAATAAGCTCCATGCTTAACACTCAAGACAAAGAAATAATTTCTGTTTCCATAAGGGCACTTGCAAATATTGGTTCTTTGGAAGCCCTTGCAGCTATACTTGATAACCTCCAGGAAATTTTCAGCAGATGGCTTGTAACTAGAAAAAGTATAGAGACAGCCCTGATTAAATTTGGAGAAAAAGGAAGTTTTCTCTTAATCCGGTATGGTAGAAACATCTCTGATTCGAAGGTACTAGCCATAATCCTTGATGCCCTCAGCCATCTGAATAATGTAGGAGCCGCAGAACTTGCTCTTGATAATCTCTATCATACTGATCCAGAGGTAAGGTCAAAGGCACTGAAGATTCTAGAAAAATTTTCTAATATCTTAAATGGAAGTGCATTAGAGAAGGTATTAACTCTTGCAAGGGATCCTGTCTGGTTTGTAAGAGTTCATGTGGCAAAGATTCTCGGTACTATCAACGGTAAAAGGGATATTATGAATTTTTTAGAGAGGCTGGTTCTTGACGAGAACCGTTATGTGAGAAATGCAGCTGCCGCTTCTCTTGCAAAAAAAGGAGAGGCAGGTCTTGATGTGATACTGAGGGTTCTTAATGGAAGGGATCGCTATGCAATGGAAATACTCTGTGAAGAGATAGAAAAGACAGATCTCTACAGTATTCTTATTCATAATCTTACAGTACCTGAAAGCGATATCAGGATTAAATCAAGGGAGATATTAAATATCATGAACAGG
- the obgE gene encoding GTPase ObgE — translation MAKFVDYAEIYVKAGDGGNGCVSFRREKYVPRGGPDGGDGGRGGHVIVRASQDLNTLLDHKYKKTYRAQRGEHGMGKKMHGRDGEDTVILVPVGTVIKDAETGELIADLDSPGKEVIVARGGRGGLGNAHFATPTRQAPRFAQKGEKGEERRLILELKLLADVGLIGLPNAGKSTFLKAVTSAKPKIAPYPFTTLTPNLGVVKTGDYKSFVIADIPGLIEGAHEGAGLGHQFLKHVERTKILLHLVDIAEDATDPVMALETVNRELMLYSPLLIEKPQIILGTKMDIAGDGRNLERLNAYCKEKGLDFFPVSALTHKGLESVIKYVTKKLYANSTENR, via the coding sequence ATGGCAAAATTTGTTGATTATGCAGAGATATATGTTAAAGCTGGAGATGGAGGCAATGGCTGTGTGAGCTTCAGGAGAGAAAAATATGTTCCCAGAGGTGGACCTGATGGAGGTGATGGTGGAAGAGGAGGTCATGTGATTGTTAGGGCCTCTCAGGACCTAAATACCCTTCTTGACCATAAATATAAAAAAACCTATAGAGCTCAAAGAGGAGAGCATGGAATGGGCAAAAAGATGCACGGCCGGGATGGTGAAGATACAGTAATACTAGTGCCAGTTGGTACGGTAATAAAGGATGCAGAAACGGGTGAATTGATTGCTGACCTTGACTCTCCTGGCAAGGAGGTGATAGTCGCCAGGGGTGGCAGGGGAGGTCTCGGAAATGCCCACTTTGCGACCCCAACAAGGCAGGCTCCGAGATTTGCTCAGAAAGGTGAAAAGGGTGAAGAAAGGAGGCTTATACTCGAACTCAAACTTCTTGCTGATGTAGGATTGATAGGCCTGCCCAATGCAGGAAAATCCACATTTCTTAAGGCGGTCACTTCAGCAAAACCCAAGATAGCCCCTTATCCTTTCACGACACTTACACCAAATCTCGGAGTTGTTAAAACAGGAGATTATAAAAGCTTTGTCATAGCTGATATTCCCGGACTAATTGAGGGTGCCCATGAGGGTGCGGGACTGGGACACCAGTTCCTAAAACATGTAGAAAGGACAAAGATCTTACTCCATCTTGTTGATATAGCAGAAGATGCGACTGATCCAGTAATGGCCCTTGAAACAGTTAACAGAGAACTCATGCTTTACAGCCCCCTTCTCATTGAAAAACCACAGATCATATTAGGAACCAAGATGGATATAGCAGGAGACGGAAGGAATCTTGAAAGATTAAATGCTTACTGTAAAGAGAAGGGTCTTGATTTTTTCCCTGTCTCTGCTCTCACGCACAAGGGACTTGAATCTGTTATAAAATATGTAACAAAGAAACTCTATGCGAATAGTACTGAAAATAGGTAG
- the proB gene encoding glutamate 5-kinase — MRIVLKIGSNIITQALRLDEERISSIAEEVSGLWKEGHEVIIVSSGAIAAGMGKLGLSEKPREIEKKQAVAAVGQSALIWAYEKAFLKHSLKVAQILLTAEDFSDRKRYINSRNTILTLLGLRITPVINENDTVATEEIKFGDNDNLSALVAGLVGARRLFILSDVNGLYNKDPAIHKDALLIKRLNSKDLHRKEILQMAGGSSTKVGTGGMYSKLLAAQKASGYGIIVHIINGKKEGLIKKILNGEELGTTILPGEERLTSRKGWIAFGTRAKGSLTIDDGAVIAIKEQGKSLLPSGIINVHGNFQTGDAVYCVDRSGVRIAKGLTNYSSSEIKKIRGRKSQEIEEILGYKYSDEVIHRDNLIVLS; from the coding sequence ATGCGAATAGTACTGAAAATAGGTAGTAACATAATAACACAGGCTCTCCGTCTTGATGAGGAGCGTATCTCTTCTATTGCAGAAGAGGTGTCAGGGCTCTGGAAGGAGGGTCATGAGGTTATTATTGTCTCCTCAGGAGCTATTGCTGCAGGAATGGGCAAATTAGGCCTTTCTGAAAAACCTAGGGAGATAGAGAAGAAACAGGCAGTTGCTGCTGTAGGACAGTCTGCCCTTATATGGGCCTATGAAAAAGCCTTTTTAAAGCACAGTCTTAAGGTTGCACAGATTCTTCTCACAGCAGAGGATTTCTCTGACAGAAAAAGATATATAAATTCCAGAAACACAATCCTTACCCTCCTTGGACTCAGGATAACACCTGTTATAAATGAAAATGACACAGTGGCAACAGAAGAGATAAAATTTGGTGACAATGATAATCTCTCAGCCCTTGTGGCAGGACTCGTTGGAGCTCGGAGACTCTTCATTCTTTCCGATGTGAATGGCCTATACAATAAGGATCCAGCTATACATAAAGATGCATTGCTGATTAAGAGGCTCAATTCCAAGGATCTCCATAGAAAAGAAATTCTACAGATGGCAGGAGGAAGCTCCACAAAGGTAGGTACAGGTGGTATGTACTCAAAACTCCTCGCTGCCCAGAAGGCTTCGGGCTATGGAATAATTGTCCATATAATAAACGGGAAAAAGGAGGGATTAATTAAAAAGATCCTCAATGGAGAAGAGCTTGGCACAACCATCCTTCCAGGAGAAGAAAGGCTCACTTCAAGAAAAGGCTGGATCGCCTTTGGTACGAGGGCAAAGGGAAGTCTTACCATAGATGATGGTGCAGTAATAGCTATTAAAGAACAGGGCAAAAGCCTCCTTCCTTCAGGAATCATAAATGTTCATGGCAATTTTCAAACAGGTGATGCTGTTTACTGCGTTGATAGAAGTGGTGTAAGAATAGCCAAGGGACTCACTAATTATTCTTCCTCTGAGATAAAAAAGATCAGGGGCAGAAAGAGCCAAGAGATAGAAGAAATACTTGGATACAAGTATTCTGATGAGGTGATTCACAGAGATAATCTGATAGTTTTA